The following are encoded together in the Hydractinia symbiolongicarpus strain clone_291-10 chromosome 14, HSymV2.1, whole genome shotgun sequence genome:
- the LOC130625278 gene encoding protocadherin gamma-A4-like produces the protein MFQTTGLITLKNLLDFENVKQYIITVRASDKGTPSLDTTGNDATVTINVIDVNEKPVFDPKEYSSVIPELTTVLSEVVTVTATDPDNGDAGMIVYSIISGDDNGDFSVDEVSYFPDTNWNRNILLDNFHTFNVKMYN, from the coding sequence ATGTTTCAGACTACTGGATTAATCACCTTGAAAAATCTATTAGACTTTGAAAATGTTAAACAATATATCATCACTGTGCGAGCATCAGACAAAGGAACACCTAGTTTAGATACAACTGGGAATGATGCTACTGTTACCATCAACGTTATTGATGTCAATGAAAAACCTGTATTTGATCCAAAAGAATACTCAAGTGTAATTCCAGAATTAACCACTGTCTTAAGTGAAGTAGTTACTGTTACAGCTACTGACCCTGATAATGGAGACGCTGGCATGATCGTATACTCTATTATATCTGGAGACGACAATGGAGATTTTAGTGTTGATGAAGTAAGTTATTTTCCTGACACCAATTGGAATAGAAACATACTTCTTGATAATTTTCACACTTTTAATGTGAAGATGTATAATTGA